A region of Leptospiraceae bacterium DNA encodes the following proteins:
- a CDS encoding AAA family ATPase has translation MKRLPLGIQTFADIIEENHYYVDKTEFVYKLAYRQVFLSLSAKAIWKKSVSGYTPRSLQG, from the coding sequence ATGAAGAGACTCCCTCTTGGTATCCAGACCTTTGCCGATATAATCGAAGAGAACCACTACTATGTGGATAAAACTGAGTTTGTTTACAAATTAGCCTACAGGCAGGTATTTCTTTCTCTCTCGGCCAAGGCGATTTGGAAAAAGTCTGTTTCTGGATACACTCCACGAAGCCTACAAGGGTAA